In Ananas comosus cultivar F153 linkage group 10, ASM154086v1, whole genome shotgun sequence, the following proteins share a genomic window:
- the LOC109716690 gene encoding uncharacterized protein LOC109716690: MIEWLARFRQFDLPRFDGSCTEPWVVEVWMSAMEKLFEDLFILEREHVHLRVHCLAGDAHSWWRRMRRTPGVVALQMKWVEFCGSLYGAYFPNSVKQKLKEDLKKLQQGERSVQEYPHEFTRLLNCVPFVARDEAHKVYLYEGGLRPEILRLVQAQRLRTLDASIEQALLVEKGDVSIRE, encoded by the coding sequence ATGATAGAGTGGCTCGCTCGTTTTCGTCAGTTTGATCTGCCGCGCTTTGATGGTAGTTGTACGGAGCCCTGGGTTGTAGAGGTCTGGATGagcgcgatggagaagttattcgaggACTTGTTTATACTAGAGCGGGAGCACGTACATCTGAGAGTGCACTGTTTGGCAGGCGATGCACACtcttggtggaggaggatgaggcggACTCCAGGGGTGGTGGCGCTACAGATGAAGTGGGTCGAGTTTTGTGGATCGCTGTACGGGGCCTATTTCCCAAACAGCGTGAAGCAAAAGCTCAAAGAGGACCTGAAGAAGCTACAGCAGGGAGAGCGATCAGTTCAGGAGTACCCTCACGAGTTTACTCGGCTTCTGAACTGTGTGCCGTTTGTAGCCCGGGATGAAGCCCACAAAGTGTATCTGTATGAGGGGGGCTTGAGGCCAGAGATCCTCCGGTTGGTgcaggcgcagaggttgaggaccttggatgCGTCGATTGAGCAGGCATTGTTGGTGGAGAAAGGAGATGTATCGATCCGTGAGTAG